The following proteins are co-located in the Phragmites australis chromosome 10, lpPhrAust1.1, whole genome shotgun sequence genome:
- the LOC133931172 gene encoding zinc finger protein HD1-like, which translates to MNYNFGGNVFEQEVGGGGRGEGNCSWAKPCDGCRAAPSVVYCRADAAYLCASCDTQVHAANRVASRHERVRVCEACERVPAVLACRADAEALCATCDAQVHSANPLAGRRQRVPVVPLPAAAAASVLAEAAAAITTAIGDKEKEVDSWLLLSKDSDNNNCSSSSNNNNNMYFAEVDEYFDLAGYNSYCDNHINNNPEQYGMQEQQLMQKEFGEEGSECVVPSQVAMANEQQQNYYGVVGAKQAASMTAGISFSSMEVGIVPDNMATNMTNPGILTPAGTINLFSGSSLQMLLHFSSMDREARVLRYREKKKNRKFEKTIRYATRKTYAEARPRIKGRFAKRSDMEVEVDQMFSTAALSDGSYGTVPWF; encoded by the exons ATGAATTATAATTTCGGCGGCAACGTTTTCGAGCAGGaggtaggaggaggaggaagaggagaagggaaCTGCTCATGGGCCAAGCCGTGCGACGGGTGCCGCGCGGCGCCGAGCGTGGTGTACTGCCGTGCCGACGCCGCTTACCTCTGCGCGTCCTGCGACACGCAGGTGCACGCCGCGAACCGCGTGGCCTCGCGCCATGAGCGCGTGCGCGTCTGCGAGGCCTGCGAGCGCGTGCCCGCGGTGCTGGCATGCCGCGCCGACGCCGAAGCGCTGTGCGCCACCTGCGACGCGCAGGTGCACTCTGCAAACCCGCTCGCCGGGAGGCGCCAGCGCGTGCCCGTGGTGCCACTCCCGGCTGCAGCCGCTGCTTCTGTGCTTGCCGAGGCAGCAGCAGCCATCACCACCGCCATCGGTGACAAGGAAAAGGAAGTGGACTCTTGGCTGCTGCTCAGCAAGGACTCTGACAACAACAATtgcagtagcagcagcaacaacaacaacaacatgtACTTTGCAGAAGTCGATGAATACTTCGATCTTGCCGGATACAATTCGTACTGCGATAATCACATCAACAACAACCCAGAACAGTACGGAATGCAAGAGCAGCAGCTTATGCAAAAAGAATTTGGAGAGGAGGGAAGCGAGTGCGTGGTACCTTCACAAGTTGCGATGGCGAACGAGCAGCAGCAGAATTACTATGGAGTTGTAGGGGCAAAGCAGGCTGCCTCTATGACTGCCGGG ATATCTTTCTCATCAATGGAGGTGGGTATAGTACCAGACAACATGGCGACAAACATGACAAACCCCGGCATCCTAACACCTGCTGGAACCATCAACCTGTTCTCAGGTTCTTCACTTCAGATGCTACTTCACTTCAGCTCCATGGACCGAGAGGCCAGGGTCCTCAGGTacagggagaagaagaagaataggaaGTTTGAGAAGACCATACGATATGCGACAAGGAAGACATATGCAGAAGCACGGCCAAGGATCAAGGGCCGCTTCGCCAAAAGATCAGATATGGAAGTCGAAGTGGACCAGATGTTTTCAACTGCAGCTCTATCTGATGGTAGCTATGGTACTGTTCCATGGTTCTGA